The genomic window attgaCTGTCCTATCATACACTactttttctgattcacaccgaacgcgtccggtgtggcgaccagacacgtccggtcgtggagttcgtcgccaaataccggacatgtccgatcaccatatcggacacgtccggtcactctgtaactagcgcggctaactcctcttcgactttatcttcttcacccttgctcaaatgtgccaaccaccaagtgtatcaccttgtgcacatgtgttagcatattttcacaaacattttcaagggtgttagcactccactagatcctaaatgcatatgcaatgagttagagtatctagtggcactttgataaccgcattccgatacgaatttcacccctcttaatagtacggctattaatcctaaatgtgatcatactctctaagtgtcttgattaccaaaacaaaatagctcctatggtttatacctttgccttgagctttttgtttttctctttcttctttctaagtgcaagcacttgatcatcatcatgttatgattttcatttgcttcaccacttggagtgtgctatctatcttatgatcacttgataaactaggttagcacttagggttttatcaattcaccaaaaccaaactagagctttcaatgccCCACGTTGTCTTACTCAGTTGCTGCTCTATAAGTCGCCAGGACGTCCGACTACTCGGCCGCGGTGATCGACTActcggttggggtgatcaactactcgacagctaaggttgaccttgttgcggtgatttggaaattcaaaggtggggtgatacggggtctccggtgaggggactgcccacccaaagccttttgacggattatctaggttgccttactTGGATCGAATCATGGTCGAACAAGAAGATTTTGCGTCAGcaagatgagcacgaatatgaggatgcacgtgcatatttatatgtactttcattactcaagcgaaACAAAGGAAGATGCATGACATATagcagcatgcaagaagacatcaagcacgcaatataattatggaaagtactcggtggcgcaactttgttgacttgcaatggtatatggatagcctactgtagttcgcgggttacttggatacacccttgagaatgtctacaagatcctacataatctcagaagaggttttcagttctttaaacaactcagattcaagacccttcaactttttattctaaatagcaagaggctcgggggctatactcagtgagtgcactttttcttccgaaaaacacacatcactcagaagacttcttcaagacaggagttttcaaacaacataagatttaagaccctccaactttttattccaaatagcaagaggctcgggggcaacACTCAgtaagtgcacttttttctttgaaaaagcgcacgtcaccaagaagacttcttcaagacagaccacttcaatacctcacgacaaaaagaacccggaccaagCTATTCGACGAAGAATTAGAGCAatttcaaatagcaagaggctcgggggcttcaCTAAGATGGgagtattttttcttcaaaaaagcacacaccactcgaaggtcccaagaagcgctacatagtttcactcaagaaagcactcgaacgacacttgttcctactcggcaagacttgaaggaacaagacaaagcttccagagctcaaccatgaaatgCTCAAgggctgtcgatgcgggacccacgagaTACACCGCAAGGAGAGAGAgcagatctagtttgattaggattcctcccatgtaattatagtagtaatactactctgtaatcctactaggactctatattgtaaaccgactaggactctgacctcctgactatataaaggagggcagtgcTCCTTAGATGGGGAAGAAAGAAGagataacacaacactttacaatcaatccaacgtaaaggctaacgtcgaccggacgtagggctattactcgatcacagtcgagggtccgaaccaggataaatcgactgtctcttgcatttatcgtcgagttctgcatacgctgaagcccgaacaaactgccccgagtacccccgtggtaggctatcggtggtgaaacatcgacagtgtCCCTGCTTCCTTTTGAAACCGGTGTCCCTGCTTTCAGTTCTAATaaaaatatttgtttttttaCTTTTCTCTAATAAATTAAATAAGATTATAATATTTACACCATAtttgaattggtaaaaaaaatattCAATTACACATGCTCTGCATACAACAGAACATACATCAAACATCGATCAGGGGCATAGTAGATCTTTCCTATATAAACCTCATGTTTCCAGAGCTGGAGCTAAACTGCGTGTCAAACAGGTCCACTTGCTCCAGAAACTCCACAGTGGAGCTGCTCTGTGGTGGAGTTAGTGGAGCAGAGCTGAAAAAGGTGGAGCAGAGTAgtccaaacagacccttagtaGTACCCTCGGTAAAAAAATGTCGCTACGGAATCGTGCTGGTCAAATTTTTTCACCTTTAAttaaatttgtagaaaatacgtgcaacagttatatcttcaaataaatttattatgaaaatatattcaacgatctatctaatagtactaattatgtaccatatatattaatattttattaaaaatatttgGTTAAGTTAAAAGTTATTGATTTTTTAGAAACCGATGATGAGTCGccttctaaactttagtcgctgtactatcggatgtttggacacatgcatagagtattaaatatagattatttatgaaactaaatgcacagattgagactgtTTTGCTCGACAAAttatttaagcctaattagtctatgatttgataatgtgctgctacagtaacatgtgttaatgatgaattaattagacaTAATAAATTGATCTCACGAATTACCGacgtattttataatttatttttttttattagtatcaaaccCCTTATACGAAACCCCTACGTGACACATCAGCTCTCTACGTCACCACGTAACTTTCACTCCATTGAATTCCCCCTTGCACTTTTCGGTTTCAATGAATCCTCTGGTGGTGGCCCTGCCCGGCCGGTCAAATTAAAGAAGACACGGCCCCCATAACTTATTGCGTCCTCCGGCCCCAAGTgtcgattcttttttttttctcttatcTTAAGTACAGCGTAGAATTTGTTTGGATACAGACACACACCATTATACGCACGCACATCTCACATACACATGGTATACGAACAAACATACAACTATACCTAGACAACGAACGCAGCTGAGAGGTACTCGAAGATCATCAGACTCCGAACGTAGCGGGCACGTCACTTGACTATTGTGGCACATCTACGTGAGAGGTAACTGAAATTATTTAGGGAACTACTGTTCCCGGGTGAGACACCGGCGTCGAAGCCAGGCTTCAAACACGGGCGGGCAGCGTGCTCACCTGCACGGCTTGCCAACCGAGCCAGAGCTCGTTCTCCCAAGTGTCGATTCCTGGCCGTGCGTGCAACGCCGCCCCACGAATCGTGTTCGCTCGAtcgtaaacaatcgtaaattttcaattagaacagtatttttctctcgtgcCAAATAAGTCAgcggtaataatccacgatcgccAGACAGCCTGACGGTCACGGACTCACGGGCCACCCAGCCAGAGCCTTTTCACCGTGTGAGGGTGCGCAGCACacccctgcccccccccccccccccccccccccccccccaaaaaaaaaaaaaaaaaaaaccggcCAATGCAACCGGTAGCAGCTGCCACGCGATGCTGGTCCCCTGCTTGCTGTATATATAGACGCGGTGGACGCGCGTTTTGATATGAGCAATTGCTAGCAAGTGTTGTGCACCAAGCTACTACGTGCGTGTGCGCCATACGTGTAGCTAGCTAGAGTGTAGCACTACTGATCACACGTATCTTCCATGCGCTACGTAGCTGCCACTCCGACCATGCCGGCCTTGACGACCGCGGAAAGCGCCGCCGCCGAACCACCTCTGGCGGACAGCTACCTCGACCTgctccgccgcggcggcggcggcattgcgCCGCCGCCGACCGAGGGCTGCTGCGTGCAGGAGCGCGAGCTGCCCTTGATCGACCTCTCGTGCCTGACGAGCGGCGGCAGCAGcgcgagggagagggaggcgcgTCGGGCGTGCGCGGACGCCATGGCTCGGGCGGCCTCGGAGTGGGGCATCTTCCAGGTGACCGGGCACGGCGTGAGCCAGGCGCTCCTGGAGCGGCTGCGGGCGGAGCAGGCGCGGCTGTTCCGGCTGCCGTTCGAAACCAAGGCCAAGGCCGGGCTGCTCAACGGCTCCTACCGCTGGGGCGCCCCCACGGCCACGTCGCTCCGCCACCTCTCGTGGTCCGAGGCCTTCCACGTCCCGCTCGCCAGCATCTCCGGTACTGCCTCCTGCGACTTCGGAGACCTCAGCTCCCTCAGGTATGCTGCACGCTTGCTTTGCCCTGTATATCTGCTAGTAGCTGTATCTATGGTCTATTGGTCTTCCACCCCACAACTTGTACTGTAGCGTTGCTAGTACTCAATATCAGCCCGTTCGTTgattggtttctaggctgataagtctGACTaatactgatttattgtgagaggtgactgataagccctgactgaaaccaacgaaCAAACATGCTGTATATGCGGTATGCATAGCTTATATTATTATCAGCCGCCTTCTTAATCATGACCATGTAGTGCCTGTCAACAACAGAGAAATGCATGCCTGTCAGTAACAGAGACGCGCGGGAGGTATCTTAGTGATGAGCCAAAAGAAAGCCCTGTCGATAATAGAGACGCGAGGTAGTTAAAGAGTGAGAAAGTGGAGACATGCTATCACATATATGTGCATCTCGTAGGTCGTACGTAGCCGCAAGCACATCGGCACATGTGTGCTTCGGATGGCCATGGGTATCTCTAATAATATCTTTTAGGCCTAGGCCGGGGCCGGGCCACCCACAAGCCACAAGGCGTAGCCGTGTAGGTGCTCACACGCATGTATGCAAGGCGTACGTCGTTGCTGGGTGCGTTTTCCGTGCTAGTACTCCTGACGTGACCAAATAGCGGCACGCTCGGTTCTGCAAAACTCGGTCACCAGTCCCGCCCCGCCCGGGATATTTCTCTCGTCCAAGTACGCTGCTCCTAGATCGCGATGTACATGCTCGCTATTCTTTTACATCCTCCCCATCgcaacaaataataaaaattCTGAAAGTTCACGGCCGGCCTGCTGCTCCAGACTTGGCTTTCGACCTTTATATTCTGGGCGGTACGAGTCAATGCGGGATGATATCATGTGTGCGGTGGTGTACATGACCACGAAACATGGGAGCTTTTGGTACACGAACCCGATTTAACGCCGTCGTGTCCATCCAACCAGCCTACCAACGCCCTCCTTCATCATTGATACTCCTACATATATTATTAAATAAAAATCCTTTCCGGCACATGCTGTGTCCCTCAGGCCGGGGCCGGGGAAGTAACGAAATATCCTAATGACACGTAGGTACCATAAAATCATTACTTAGTATGCACTGCTGTACTGGGTACTACTGGTATTTTTACCGTGGtaaattaagaagaaaaaaaaaaggcagcgccgtcgccgtcgcctaaACAGAGCGGTGCTGTGCATGCAGGAGCGCGATGCAGGAGGTAGCGGATGCGATGTCGCGGGTGGCCAAGACCGTGGCGGTGGCGCTGGCGGGGAGCCTGCTGCTGCAGGGCCACGgcgaccacgaccacgaccacgagGCGGCGGCCACGGCAGCGTCGTTCCCGCCGGGCTGCGACGAGACCACCTGCTACCTGCGGCTGAATCGGTACCCAGCGTGCCCGTTCGCGGCGGACACCTTCGGGCTGGTGCCCCACACCGACAGCGACTTCCTCACGGTGCTGTGCCAGGACCACGTCGGGGGCCTCCAGCTCCTCAAGGACGCCCGCTGGGTGGCCGTCAAGCCCCGCCCGGACGAGCTCATCGTCAATATCGGCGATCTGTTTCAGGTAACAGTGCTCCTTCATTGTCCACCACTGCCGCTGAGCATCTTTTACGTGCTCAAGTTTTGACCACGCACGTACGTGCAGGCGTGGAGCAACAACCGGTACAAGAGCGTGGAGCACAAGGTGGTGGCCAACGCCACGGCGGAGCGCTTCTCGGCGGCCTACTTCCTGTGCCCGTCGTACGACTCGCCCGTCGGCACGTGCGGCGAGCCGTCGCCGTACAGAGACTTCACCTTCGGGGAGTACAGGAGGAAGGTGCAGGAGGACGTCAAGAGGACCGGCAGAAAGATTGGGCTCCCCAACTTCCTCAAACAACAGCCACCTCAATGACGACGGCCCGCTTAAACGACAGGTCAAAAGCACCTGCCATTTTGCCGTAAAGAAACGACGGCCCGCAAATACCTTTTCTTCTGTAACTTCACGGTGGATTCTGAGCCCGACCTCACCGTACAAGAATACTATACTGTATGAGCCATTGAGGCGGttgctttcttttcttttccttttttgttttgcttaggtaatatatgtatatatatactattGATTCTAAAAAAAAGGGTAATATACAGTACAGGTCACTTGTCACTATGCGACGAGGACGACGTGTGCGCTTATCAAGCTATCATCTTCATACACCTTTAGCGACTTCCGCTGGAAGAAAACGTTTATATTGTACTATCCCTCTTGTAGAAAAAAACTACTTTACCGTCTACGTACGTAATTTACTTTCTCCGTTTAGTTTGACCATTTTTACTACTACTAGCAAAAAATGTAAGTGTGTTATACTAGTACATTaagagcctctttggcagggctcctgtaggggcttcagctccggctcctccaggagctgtgccaaacgcctgttttagaaagggctccgcatggggagccggtcaagagccggagctattttttgcctgcgcaggagaagcctaaaaaacgagcttcgtgcggctccttgctgtgggttcacgtcgtctagtgtgaaggagccgttttgccaaacgttttccagaacggcttcagctcctccagaaCGGCTGCTCATTCAGAGGAGCCAGAACCGGAGCCATTTtcggaggagccagagccctgtcaaacaggccctaaattaCACAAATTTTATGGCCCATAATAAAACCAAACTCAAAGTAAGAAGGAAGGGAGTGAGAGACAGCGGATCCAGTGATGGAAAAGGAGTGAGACACGCGATGTAGGAGAGAGTGGAAACAGAAGAAAGAAAATATACCGCTTTTTAGTATTTGCTAAAAAACATTTATTTTAGACTACCAAGGTGGCATGTTATTGTACATTTAGgttttttatttgtttgattATAATTGTCCTCTCTTCTTACATCCTCACTACATTCAACTGCACGTACTTAATGTAGCTATCATTGACAAATTCCTTGGCATCAAAGTTTTGGGTCTCCCTTTCATCTTCCTTTTTCTCATGCTCCTATCCAATCACTACTGCAATTCCTGCCAAGGCCAGGTCAAGGCACCATTTACTTTCCTTTGGTGAACTCCATACCTTAATAAAATCATTGATGAAGTCTCTCATAAATCATTTAGTTTCTCGGCCCTTATACCAGCCCTGTTTGGAGCCGTTTTTCCCTGCTCCACAAAGAAAAAAAGCACACGGAGCCCCCAAACGGCACAATTCTGAGCCAACTTCTTTTGCCCGTGATTCTTCTCCCGCCTTTCAACTTGGAAGTGGGAGCTACTCAGAGACACAGTTGTGGGAGAAATCTACCGAGATTCTTCCCTACCCTCACGGTTGTGAACTCCGACTCCCTCGGCCCCCACGCTCGCTCTTCCTCCGGCACATGtgcctcatcttcctcctcgcaGTAGATTCAGCCGAGTGCCCCttccccctcctctcctcctcctcacgaCAGTCGAGATCGGGCAAGGGCACCTCAGGGTCGTGCCTTCCTCCTCGCTGACGTCTGCGTCCCCTCCTCCTCTGCCCGCGCCCCATCCTCGTCGCGGTGGCCTTTCTTCTCATCGGCGCCCTCGCGCCTTCCTTATCGCTAAAGTTTGTGCCCCTTCCTCCTCGATAGCCTGCGCCCCTTCATCATTGCAGCGACCTTTCTCCTCGCTACAGCACCTGAGATCGGTGAGAGTCACCTCAGCAAGGGATCACCAACACCCCCACCCCGCGCTCTTTGTCCTCACCGACTCTAGGAGGAGGCCACGACTACTGTTGTTTGTTGAGGTCGCCGGGTTCTTCTCGGTATAATCAGTGTCCCGAACGTTCTgctttttcttcttttgcttcTTACAAAATCCAGCTTACCTAGAAAtagacctttgaatctaagtgtggGCAAACTAAGCTGTCCCAAACAAGGCGACCATCTCTTGTGAATATGTAGTTGCCTTTTACCCTAAAACATTGCTAGATTCATCATAATGTCATCATGTCTACCGGAGCTATCCTCATGCCAAAATCTATTGATGCCTCAAGCCTTTCTAAACAAGCTTTTTAACCATCACTAATGACAACAAGTTGTTGATTTCGAGCCTGTTACCCATGCCACTCTAATACACTGTTGTTATCCATTCTATAACCATGCTTGTTTAGTATCGTCACCAGCTTCTCgtgaagaaagaaaaggaattctAATCATATTTGTTATGCTACTATTGGGATTGTTACACATACGCATCAAGGAATTGATGGATCAATTGTACGTAAGATATAAAAAAGCGATATGATTTTCATGGTTTATTCATAAACTTGATTGTCGGAATATGTTCCTCCCCTAAGTCACTACAAGCCAGTTTTGATCCTTGATCTTTAGAATCAAGTTATTTCTCCTTTCTCAGTGCCAATATTGATGCCAAAACTTTATTACCAGAAACATGGGGAAGAGCGACTCTGTGAACTTAGGGCCACGACAAGAAGATAGATAGAGATGGCGAGGCATAGAGATGAGAAGATAGACAAAGATGACGTGGCATAGAGAAGGGGGTGGGGGTAGCGTGGGGATCAAAAGTTTTTTGATGAGTTTTGTTTATGGGCATGCCAAGACGATGATGTCCGACATAACTCTAAGCATGCATGTACTCCCTCCCATGGACGTTCCATATGGTTTTCTTGATTTTGGCGTAATCTTGTTCGAACATTGATTGAATTCCCAATCTATCAACATCTCCTAATCACCGTCAGCATGTAGACCTGTCCAAAAGCGCATAATAGCACTAGCATGGCACACTATTTATGCAGGATTGTGAATTGATTTGCAAGGCTTCGTCACCGCTTCAGCGTCACCCATTTTGCCGGAATGCGGAATCAACTATTTCTTTTCGAAAGGCGATACACACACGAAGCTCTTGGAACAGGACGGATCATGCAATGCAAGGACGAGTCGACGCATACATCCGACTATGATACTATTCTTGTGTGCAAGTGGGTATGAGCTTTCACGGTTTCTGGTGCCGACAATGTACGGCATGCAGGCAATCAGGCGTAATTAAGATGGTTAGGAAGTAGGATA from Miscanthus floridulus cultivar M001 chromosome 11, ASM1932011v1, whole genome shotgun sequence includes these protein-coding regions:
- the LOC136491060 gene encoding gibberellin 2-beta-dioxygenase 6-like, producing the protein MRYVAATPTMPALTTAESAAAEPPLADSYLDLLRRGGGGIAPPPTEGCCVQERELPLIDLSCLTSGGSSAREREARRACADAMARAASEWGIFQVTGHGVSQALLERLRAEQARLFRLPFETKAKAGLLNGSYRWGAPTATSLRHLSWSEAFHVPLASISGTASCDFGDLSSLRSAMQEVADAMSRVAKTVAVALAGSLLLQGHGDHDHDHEAAATAASFPPGCDETTCYLRLNRYPACPFAADTFGLVPHTDSDFLTVLCQDHVGGLQLLKDARWVAVKPRPDELIVNIGDLFQAWSNNRYKSVEHKVVANATAERFSAAYFLCPSYDSPVGTCGEPSPYRDFTFGEYRRKVQEDVKRTGRKIGLPNFLKQQPPQ